The segment GAAACGCGCGGCCGTTCCTCCCCTAGAACAGACAGAAGAGCAAGGGAGACAGTATCATCCTCCGAACATAACCCGAAGAACCAATGTATCTAAACTCTAACATGTTCTCCATCTAAATGAGTTGCAATTTGTTTCTGCTTGAATCAACTAAACTCATGTGTATACCGCTCATATGCTATTGTCGATTTCAACATCACAAACTTCACTGACAGCCTCCCTTACCTACTGGTAGAAATGACAAAAACTTGGATTAACTGAAACTCTGTAACATCAACCTCTGCACATTCGTTACCCTGCGGATAGACTAACGCTCAAGCAACAAAAGCAACTCTGCTGAAATTGTAAACTTGTGTGTTCATAGGCACGCACCAAACAGACGAAGCTTAGATTGCTGATTAATGTCTTCAGTCCTCACTGCAGCAAACCACTAGTAATCTGAATTTATGACCATCTGATGAAGAGACTAATTGAGAGAACTCTTAACTCCGAAACCCTAGTGATTAATCCAACACTATTGGCACATCAAGAACTGGGGACAGGATTAACATTTGGAGTTAGCTCTTGTTCTTGTTCACCTGAAAGGCCTTGGAGATGATGTCGTCGTGGAGGCAGACGTGGTTCCGGCAATGGCAGCAGCTGTACACCCGCGGCCCCACCAATTCCGCCATCGgtgcccctcccctcccctgcaACCAGTCTACGAAATCAGGAATCAAGAACCGATGATGCATCACAAATCAAGAACAACGAAAAGGTGCCGTCTTTCCCCCCAAGAACCGGAGAAGAAGAAATCCAAAACCCAGATCAATAAACCAAGGATCGAGACATACCTGCGACTACGGTTGATTCTGCGATTGGTTCGATGAGAGGGAGGTGGGGAAGAGACAGGGAGGAGTACGGATCAATCGGTCGGGGAAGGAAGAACAGGACGCAAGAGATGGGGAGAGGGGCTACGAAGAGACGAGTAAGAGATGGCGGACAAAACCAAACCCAGCACGAAAAGAGGCGGCGCCGAAGATTAGAAAAACatcagaaagaagaagaaaacagtCAAACGGAGACGGACCAGAGGTAAAATCGAGTGATTTGTCAAAGAATCTAGGAGAAAAGAAGGCAATGGCTACCAAGTGGCGGTCAAAATTGGCCCGAGATTGATCGACTGGCACGATCaaaaagatgatttttttttcctgcaaAGTGCCGAGGAGGAAGTGAGGAACAGTGAGGGTGATGAATGGAATCCGAGTAGGAAAGGGAGAGGGGTGATGGACGAGGTGATAGTGAGGTTTGGATTAGGATATAATCGGTGTGGTTAGTTAGCTTAtgttgtgtttggttgcttatACTAAGTAGAATATGGATGGAATGGTTTATTTGATGTGTTGATTCTAGATGATATGGAATAAGTAATTTGTTTAGTTGTTTGTATCGGATAGTATAAAATTATATTTGGTTGGTTATATAGAATGACACAAGTTCATACAGAATCATGTTTGGTTAGGAGGATAAACTTGCTACGGTAACCTACTTCCAAAATATGATCTTGCCACGGCTAATCATTTTTTGAAACTTTTGTATTCTAACCAGGTTGATCATAAAATTCACACacattttattcttattttatttgtatttaaatTTTGTTCATAGAAAGCCATTGGCTCACAAAAGAAACACCTCAAGAGTTAATAGggattttgaaatattttgtaTAGAGCCGTGCATGCCACGAATTTTCGATGCTAGCAAGTCTAACAAAAATGGTTTTACATGCTGATATACAGTGAGCTAGTTCTCTacttctctctcacacacacacggAGAGGTAAACAAAAAAGAGATGCTCACGTGAAGAACGGGATACACATATGCATGAGGTGACCCAAAGCATCCTGCTGCGCGCCCCCATCCTGGACGGCATGGTTCCACCATTTTTATGGGATGGAACCGTAGATGTAAAAGGGATATTtctcttataaaaaaatttatttagtTATCACTCTAAAGAAATAGTAATTGCTGCTGAGTATGATATACGGGTCACCTCGAGTCTATACATATGGGATATTATGGTAAATAAGCGATTGTCACTTTCTCAGAGTGATAAAAAAATGAATACTCCTCTTAGTAGGATCCGTATAAGATCTAAAGGAAAATTTTCCTCTTAGTAGGCTCATTTGATCATAGATGAGTTGGTAGaattcaatcaaccaaatacATCTTAATCAAACACAAAGATGTCTCTCAATTCAGAATTGATCCATTTATACATCAATTGATACATGCAACCAAACACTATCTTAAACAGGTTGATTAGGGAGTGTTTGGTCATTCTGCCTATCTAGTTTATCCGTTGTGGAATTTGGGTATGAACAATGCTAATGTTTATACTAAGTGTTTAAGAAAAGAAAGTATTAAACATTTatacaaaaattataatttttaatatagacAGACTTTTTTAAAGATAAAGATTACGTATATTTAAAATATAAGTAGCTATCTTATTAACACTAATATATAGTGGTgcttatataaatattttattctctatCTAAACATATGTGTCAGTGTAGTTGAGAAAAAGATCCTGATTTTTTTCATAAGCATGTTCTCTGAGTACCTAGTTGTACATGTTCTTAGCGGGTATCCGGAATGACAGGGAATCAAACTACGGACTAGATTAGGTTGGTGTCGAGTAACCTTGGAGCTCATTTATCCACTCCTCGAGTTTTGGCCTTCCCAAATCTATAGCGTGTCAGACTATTTAGCCATATCAAAGGTTCGTTGCGTGGCGAAAAGACCAAcactttttttaaaagattgtcaataatttatttttaaaatatcaatTAAAAAGGTTTGAAAAGAGAATTTTTACCTCTATAGccatcaaccaaaaaaaaacatcacatCATGCatcaaaagctattttttttccagaaaaatGCATCAAAATGGGGAAAAACACTACTAGGacgtacttttttttttactgtcaAGACACAACAGTAACACCTTATTGCTCTCTGGCTGTGCATTTTTTTACTGTTAACACAAAGATCCTAATCTAGGACGTTTTAGAATTAGCAAGAAAAACAGGGGAAAACACTACTAGCAGCAGTCCATTTTGAGGTAGGCAAAGCTAAGATTTTGTTCCCTTGTCCAGAACAGGAGTCTGCATTCAATTCCTTTGCTTCCTCCTCTCACCACTCCCCTCCCCAAAACCAGCAAGCCAGCCTGGCTTCCCCAAAACCCACAGCCATCACCCCTTCTCCTTTCCCATCATGCCGATCCCCCAAGAAGCCATTGCTCCCAATCCTTCCTGACTGTCCTGCACATCTCCACGAGCAATGGCAGGAGGCCAGGATGTGTTCTTGGGGGTGGCAagggcgtcgccgccgccgccgccgccgcctccctcttgCTCCCCCCTTCTTGGATCCACCACCAGCTCTGATGGGCCGCAGATGCTGAGCTTCTCCTCCAATGGCGCATCAGGTGTGACGAGgcaaagaaaaaacatattcttttttgtctttttttttcttctctggtGTGTGGGACTGTGCTCTATTTGAGCCAAGCTGTGATTGATTGCTTGCTTATGGGTCATGGCCATGGCATCTCCTGCAAAAGCCCCTGCCTTTGGGGTCATgtcaagagaaaaaggaaggcATGTTTATCATTCCCCTCCCTTTTGCTTTCCCAAGCCCAGGACGTGTCTTGTCCCAAAGATGCAAGCTTTTTCTCCTCGGATTTACCTCACcctctttttctctcacaaaaaaAAGCTGAAGGGGTCACTGATTCGTGCTGCCTCCTTAAATCTTGCATGTGTGGGAATCAGGAAACCATTGGTTACGGGCACCATTTCCTTCAGTCCTACTGTACTTGCTCCCTGACCATTGCCTCACTTGTTCTTGTCGCTGATGCTGTTTATGTGATGAAGGGTTGGGTCTGAGCTCAGGGGCCAGCAGCATGCAGGGGGTGTTGGCAAGGGTGAGGGGGCCGTTCACTCCAACTCAGTGGATGGAGCTGGAACACCAGGCCCTGATCTACAAGCACTTTGCTGTGAATGCTCCTGTGCCGTCCAGCTTGCTCCTCCCCATCAGAAGAAGCATCTATCCATGGAGTACTTTCGGCTCTAGCTCCTGTAATTAGTCCTTTTCTCCCTCAATAGCTCAACATAGGAATAGTGAAATGCCCTCCATCCAGTGCTCTGTTATGTCGTTCCTGAATCCTGATATGGAAGATTGTCTTGCATTGGGATTCTGTTgtagtttaattatattttttgtttttcttgggATAAGAtggttttgtttcttcaggCACAAAAAAAGCTGCAAATCTTGGCAGTATAATAATCTCAATGATTTTAGTAGGGTTAGAAACATGTCGTTTCTGGGATGTTTATCTGATGCTCATTTGGTAGTATTTTCCTTCTACCAATGTGATGCAACATGATTTTAAATATAAAGCACTCACACGCATTGGGATTCCGTTATGTTTTAGTTGTGTTCATGTCTTTCTAGGCAAAAAAAGCCCAAATGTTTTCATTAGTTTGTTGTGATTCCCGTTACTCGAGGCCCTTTTTCTGTACGTAATAAGCGAACTCCAGATGCAAACCTGAGCACTTGGATGCTCTGAAATTCTGAATCTTGCTGAGTTAGTGTTGGAAAGTAATCATTTTGGGGTAGTTTATGGCGTTCTCATATGTAATGAGAGGAATCTATTTTGCAGTAGCATGGGCGCCGTATCGTCCTGGCTGTGCTGATGCAGAACCAGGAAGATGTCGCCGTACCGACGGCAAGAAGTGGCGGTGCTCTAGAGACGCTGTTGGGGACCAAAAGTACTGTGAGCGACACCTAAACCGTGGTCGCCACCGTTCAAGAAAGCATGTGGAAGGCCAAAAGGCAACACCCACCATTTCAGGACCAGCCATGGCTGTCTCTGGTGGTGTATCGTCGCGCAGCCATTCTGTGGCTTGGCAGCAGCAGGTGAAAAGCTCAGCTGCTAATGCGACCGATCCTTTCTCCCGAGAGCCCAACAGGTGAAGTCACCTGATCCTACATTAGTGGACTCATTTTTGCCTCTTACAGGATTGTGAATAAGTGTTTGTGAAAATAAATGGCATCTATGGTTGATACATGTGGCAATCTATTGTTCAGGATCAGGACATAACAAAACTTCAAAATGTTaggtatttgaattttttacacaaacattaaaaaatagatCAGTTTGATCTTAGCTTTTTATTGCATCAGCAATTGTCATTTAGTTACtagtaaaataaattttcaacaATGTATTCTTCCATGAACTTAAGATTTGCTTTGCAGGAAGTTGCTGGACAAACAGAATATACACGGCCAATTTTCAGTATCCACCTCCATGGATTCCTTTGACTTCTCATCGTCACGTTCTTCCCTAAACCATGACAAGGTAGCATTGTCACCAGTGGAGTTGCAGCATGATCATGACCAAGCATACATTGTGCAGGGAGCAGGCAGTTCTGCAGAAAACAGTAACAAGTTGCAGGAAAGTCGGTTACTAGTCTCCAGGGAAACAATTGATGACGGACCTCTAGGCGAGGTTTTCAAAAGCAAGAATTGCCAAATAGCATCTGGAGACACCTTAACCGACGAACGGACTGCGAGCCGCAAGTCGCATTCTCCAACTGGAATCCTACAAATGACTAGTAAGTTCAGTTCAGTGTCCAGCAGCAACACAATGCCAGCAGAGAATCACATAAGTAGAAATGGCTCTCTCACAATGAGATTGTTGAATTCTCAGACTGTCACAAAAGCACTTGTTCAGGCTGATCTTGTTGGAACCACAAATAACTGAAACTATGTTCATGGCACGAGTTTgctgatataaggtttcaaGTCAATGTCTTGTAGctcttattttatttattatgtgTTCAAATTAGGTTGCCTTTTCGTTTTGGTTGAGGTGGATGTACTGTTGTTTTGTTTCGTTATGCCTTGTAAAGAATTTGAACTCCAGTCAGAAGTTGAGTGCCTTTGTACACCCAACATGGAGATATTATGCAATTCGGACTTTTAATGGAGCATGATTCCTTTAGTTGTACaggaaatttatttttattaaattgtcGAAGTGTTgccttttgctcgagctttttACTATCATTCTGTACTGCAGAAACAAAGATTCAGGTTGCGTGAATGAGAACAGAATTACAATCTACTGAGACGGATCTTCTCATATAATCCCTTCGTTATTACAATCTACTGAGTAGAATCGTGAGTAGAATCGAGAGTTGCGATTAGAACGGGGTGAATAAGcatctcaataattttttataaaattaatagTCTTTTTCTATTCGAATACCTAACACACCTCTACAAGAGAATCATAACAGAATATAACATAAATACGCAGCAAAAAAACTACACCTAACTAGAAATTCCGAAAACTCTGGAGAAAGGTCAAAAATCAAACTAGAAAATTAAACAAAAAGTTGATCTCATGGCTAGAATCGAACACTAGATTCCACGGCAAACCAATCTATGATTTATCCTCATACAAAGGTTGAATCTTTAGAAAAGACCACTTAAggatcaagagatgaacaccagatgaataAGATCTCCAAGATTATTGTCTAAAGGCAAAGGAATTCAAGActctatcacatatgcatggtatgtgaattttatgcctttagcatcGAGAAGAGCAACCTCACAAGGTGTCAAAATTtcagctaaaaagaaaaacgaaaatcaatatCGAAGAGAAAAAACTTACATACAAGGCAAGTAAATTAAGAGAGGGAAACtaaaaggaggggaattcaaacatatgaaacaaaataaactttattactcaaagatcagccctattttaagcggattagaaagatttttctctcaaaactctcacctattacataagctaagcactcattctcatctcctctaaaactctagcacaatATTCTCATATGGGTAGCACAAGGAGCTCAAATGGCTGCTTTTCCTCTATCATAaccctatccctctatttataggcttagaaaatttgatctctaagttttctagatttttcttaaaataccgctctcttgtagtacactcctacctactatcgagggtattttggtctattttcttttccattcatTGGACGGCCACGAgaccttcacaacttagcttcgcctcgacgcaagctttgcgatggtgtcacgtacttctctagtcctcccacggttttgaggtcaaatcgCGAAATCTTCTGCACGCTTTTCAATgtgtgactcgccacttgcttacaccttaagcaagcactctaatgttgacacgtgtactccgtcttgcgattctaaccaccggcaagtctctcctgctcctgatccctcaggtCGTCTTGTCACTTATATCGGTATCCCTTTTACTTGACTTTTtcaacacgctgtcttcatcctctgttccatactttgcttgagCTCTACGTGTAcaattaggatcacccttgacactgtccggcc is part of the Phragmites australis chromosome 12, lpPhrAust1.1, whole genome shotgun sequence genome and harbors:
- the LOC133886219 gene encoding growth-regulating factor 8-like, with protein sequence MAGGQDVFLGVARASPPPPPPPPSCSPLLGSTTSSDGPQMLSFSSNGASGLGLSSGASSMQGVLARVRGPFTPTQWMELEHQALIYKHFAVNAPVPSSLLLPIRRSIYPWSTFGSSSLAWAPYRPGCADAEPGRCRRTDGKKWRCSRDAVGDQKYCERHLNRGRHRSRKHVEGQKATPTISGPAMAVSGGVSSRSHSVAWQQQVKSSAANATDPFSREPNRKLLDKQNIHGQFSVSTSMDSFDFSSSRSSLNHDKVALSPVELQHDHDQAYIVQGAGSSAENSNKLQESRLLVSRETIDDGPLGEVFKSKNCQIASGDTLTDERTASRKSHSPTGILQMTSKFSSVSSSNTMPAENHISRNGSLTMRLLNSQTVTKALVQADLVGTTNN